A stretch of Trichomycterus rosablanca isolate fTriRos1 chromosome 8, fTriRos1.hap1, whole genome shotgun sequence DNA encodes these proteins:
- the lamp2 gene encoding lysosome-associated membrane glycoprotein 2 → MVLSLYRLICLLLLSVLGHGDVLQASTPESYTSPTDQPYLEDTSALTVSPTTIGTTNAVTDAIPSESSTPLQPDSDTSETTEAPATQQPSTTTEAASEETNPTTVSSTTTTPELTNATTAVPTNATTIPPTDATTPVPTNATTVPPTNATTPVPTNATTVPPTNATTPVPTNATTPVPTNATTPVPTNATTPVPTNATTPVPTNATTPVPTNATTPVPTNATTPLPTNETTALPTNATTPVHNVTTASTPAPTTLPPLPNPTVGNYTVKPDPKSSACLMAKMGLQFSLKNGSTFQTVNLDPSPNVTKTSGTCGSNGSDSTLLLTSDKITVQFVFTNQLNKFHLSELDITINTETGKPFTAHVTNLSLWEASLGSSYMCQKEQSYNITEALLLNTFELQVQPFNVTENKFSTAHECSVDDISLLIPIIVGAALAGLIVVVLIAYVIGRRKTYVGYQTL, encoded by the exons TACTAGGACATGGTGATGTGCTTCAGGCATCTACTCCAGAAAGCTACACTTCTCCCACTGATCAGCCCTATTTGGAAGACACCAGTGCCCTAACAGTCTCTCCAACCACAATAGGTACGACCAATGCAGTAACTGATGCAATCCCCTCCGAGTCGTCTACACCTCTCCAGCCTGATTCTGACACTAGCGAGACGACGGAAGCGCCAGCTACCCAGCAGCCCAGTACCACAACTGAAGCAGCCTCTGAAGAGACCAATCCTACAACAGTTTCATCCACTACAACCACCCCTGAGTTAACAAACGCCACAACCGCTGTACCCACCAACGCAACAACGATCCCTCCAACCGATGCCACAACCCCTGTACCCACCAATGCAACAACGGTCCCTCCAACCAATGCCACAACCCCTGTACCCACCAATGCAACAACGGTCCCTCCAACCAATGCCACAACCCCTGTACCCACCAATGCCACAACCCCTGTACCCACCAATGCCACAACCCCTGTACCCACCAATGCCACAACCCCTGTACCCACCAATGCAACAACCCCTGTACCCACCAATGCCACAACCCCTGTACCCACCAATGCCACAACCCCTGTACCCACCAATGCAACAACCCCTTTACCCACTAATGAAACAAcggctcttccaaccaatgccACAACCCCTGTACACAATGTTACGACAGCCTCCACCCCTGCTCCTACTACTTTGCCTCCACTGCCAAATCCCACTGTTGGTAATTATACTGTTAAGCCTGATCCCAAATCATCTGCTTGTCTAATGGCAAAGATGGGCCTGcagttcagtttaaaaaat GGATCAACCTTTCAGACTGTTAACCTTGACCCAAGTCCTAATGTTACCAAAACCAGTGGCACATGTGGAAGCAATGGCAGTGACTCAACGCTGTTACTGACTTCAGATAAAATTACTGTTCAATTTGTTTTCACCAAT CAACTAAACAAGTTCCATTTAAGTGAATTGGATATCACTATAAACACAGAAACGG GTAAGCCTTTCACTGCTCACGTTACTAACCTGTCTTTATGGGAGGCGTCACTGGGAAGCTCATATATGTGCCAAAAGGAGCAGAGCTACAACATCACAGAAGCCCttcttttgaacacctttgAGCTTCAGGTGCAGCCCTTCAATGTGACTGAAAACAAGTTTAGCACAG CCCATGAATGCTCAGTGGATGACATCAGCCTCTTAATCCCAATCATTGTTGGCGCAGCGCTGGCTGGTTTGATTGTCGTTGTGTTGATTGCATATGTGATTGGTCGACGAAAGACCTATGTTGGATATCAGACCCTGtaa